TCCGCAAGCGCTGGGAAAAAGGCGACCCCATCTACCTGCACGAGACCTTTTACGCCATCATGCAGGGTTACGATGCCTACATGCTGCGCGCCGATGTGCAGGTGGGCGGCACGGACCAGTTGTTCAACATTGTGACCGCGGCCCGCAAACTGATGACCGCCCTGGGTGCGAAGCCCAACATCGCCATCATCCTGGACATTTTGCCCGGCACCGACGGGGAGATCAAGATGTCCAAATCCCTGGGCAACCACATCCCCCTGCTGTCCACCCCGGAGGATATGTACGGCAAATTGATGAGCATCCCCGACAAGGCCATGGGCGCCTACATGCGGCTGCTCACCCGCTGGACGCCGCCGGAAATCGAAGACCTGGAGCGCGGCATGGCCGAAGGGCGGTTGAACCCCCGCGATGTGAAGATGAAACTGGCCCGCGAAATCGTGGCCATCTACCACGGCGAGGAAGCGGCTCAGCGCGCCGAGGAGCATTTCGTGCGCGTGTTCCAAAAGCACGCGCTGCCCAAAGAGATCCCCGAGTACCGTTTGCAGGCGGAGCAAACCCTGCTGGAGGTGATGGTGGACGCTGGGCTGGTGAAGAGCAGGAGCGAAGGGCGCCGTTTGGCCAAACAGCGCGGCGTGCGCCTGGACGGTGAGGTGGTGGCCGAAATCGAGCAGCCGGCCCGCCCCGGCGTGTTACGCGTGGGCAAGCGCAAGTTCCTGCGGCTGGTGGCAGGGTAGCCCTCCTCGGCAGGGACATCCCATTGAGGGAAACGGCAGCGATGCGCTTCCACAGCCGCCCTTTTCGCCCAGAGGGCCAGGAAAGGGTTCGCGCCCTGGTTTTGGAAGGCCTGGCTGAGCATTGGGGCGTTCTGGATCCCACCGCCAACCCGGATCTGGAGAACGTCGCTGCCGCCTATCGCCAGGGGTGCTTCCTGGTGGTCTGGCAAGACGGTGAAATTGTGGGCACCGGGGCCTTGCTCCCCCGGGGAGGGCACATCGTGGAAATCGTGCGGGGCTCGGTACGCCGGGAGTGGCGCCGACGAGGCATCGGCAAGGCCCTCTTGCACGCTTTATGCCGGGAGGCCCAACGCCGTGGTGTCCGTCAGTTGGTTCTGGAGACCACAGCCACCTGGCACGATGCGATCGCCTTCGACCGCGCGTTGGGCTTCAAGGAAACGCGCCACGCCGACGGCAATATGTACTTTGCCCTTCCGGTGAACGCCTGCACCCGCTGGGATTGAGCCCAAAGCAAACCTTCTCGCAACGCGATATATCTTCCATGCTCTACATTGACGGTTCCCACGGCGAAGGCGGCGGCCAGATTCTTCGTACGGCGTTAGCCCTGAGCCTGCTGTTGCAGCGCCCCATCCGGGTGACCAACATCCGCGCCGGGCGGAGCAAGCCGGGCCTGCGGCCCCAACACCTGGCCGCGGTGCAGGCCGCCGCCCGCATCGGCCAGGCTCAGGTGGAAGGTGCGTCTCCGGGCAGCCAGGAGATCACCTTTCATCCCCAGGGCGTGCGCGGAGGGAATTACCACTTCGCCATTCCCACCGCAGGAGCCGCCACCCTGCTGTTGCAAACGGTGCTCCTGCCCCTGGCCCTGGCCGGGGAGACCTCGACCCTGCGCCTGCAAGGCGGCACTCACGTTCCGTGGAGCCCCACCTACGAGTACCTGGCCTGGCACTTTGCGCCTTTCGTGGAGCGGTTAGGGTTGCGCCTGCGGGTGCAACTGGTGAAGGCTGGCTTCTACCCCAAAGGCGGCGGGGAGATGATCGTGCACATCCGTCCGGCCGAGGAACCGCTACGGCCCCTGCGGTTGACCGAGCGCGGGGCGTTGCTGCGGGTGCGGGGGCTCTCGGCCGTGGCCAACCTACCCGATCACATCCTGCGACGCCAGAAACACCAGGCGCTCCGCCGCCTGCAGGGGCTTCCCTGTCCGCTCAAGGTGCGCAGCGAGCGCCTACCTTCGCCGGGCCAGGGCACGGTGGTGGTGCTGCGGGCCGAGGCCGAGCAGGGCGCCGGTTGCTTCACGGCCTTAGGCGCCAAAGGCAAACCGGCCGAACGGGTGGCCGACGAGGCCGCCCACGCCCTGTTGGCCTATCTGGAAAGCCACGCCGCGGTGGATGCGCACCTGGCCGACCAGATTCTGCTCCCCCTGGCCTTTGCCGCCGAGCCCTCCGTGTTCACCACCGAAGCGATCACCAACCACCTGCGCACCCTGGCCTGGTTGCTGGAAACCTTCGGCGTGGCTCGCGTTCTCCTTGACGAAGGCCCGCCCCCACGGGTCGAAGTGCATCCGCTTTCCGCCTGAGCGCATCTCCCATCCCTATCCTCGCGAGGCACCATGAACCTTCGTCGGCTGGTCCAAACCCACTTTGGCCTCCATCTTACGCTTCAACAATGCGCCGCGCTGGAGACCTACAAACAGGAACTCTTGGGCTGGAACCAGCGCGTCAACCTCACCGCCATTCGCGAGCCCGAGGCGGTGGACGCCAAGCACTTTCTGGACTCCCTCAGTTGTTTGCGCGTCCTGGGGCGCCGTCCTGAACAACGCATCGTGGATGTGGGCACCGGGGCAGGATTCCCGGGCCTGGTGCTGAAAATCGCCTGCCCCTCCTGGGAGGTGACCCTGGTCGAAGCCGTGGGCAAAAAGGTGGCCTTTTGCCGCCACATCGTCGAAACCCTGGGCCTGGAGGGGGTAGAAGTGCTCCACACCCGCGCCGAGGAACTGGGGCACGATCCCGCCCACCGCGAAGCCTACGATTGGGCCGTAGCCCGCGCGGTGGCCCGCCTGCCCATCCTGGCCGAATATCTGCTGCCTTTGGTGCGCGTGGGCGGTGCCATGCTGGCCCAAAAAGGCGAAACCGGGCCGGCCGAGGCCCAGGAAGCGGAATACGCCATCCGCGTTCTGGGCGGCGAACTGGACCGTGTGGTTCCCGTAGAAGTCCCTGGCGTGGCCGAAGACCGCTACCTCATCGTGGTGCGCAAAGTGGCCCCCACCCCGGCCAGGCTCCCGCGTCGGGCCGGCGTCCCGGCCAAACGCCCCCTGCTCCCGCCGAAAAAGGGGGCCTGATGGGCTCCGGCCTACCGTCACCTTCGCCATGATATAATCGATACCCCATGAAGCCCTGACGGGCTTCCCAAACCCGGTAAGGAAGAACAACAAACGCTATGGAAATCACCTGGTACGGCCATTCCTGCTTTCGTCTCACCCAGCGAGGCCTGGCCTCGGTGGTCACCGATCCCTACAACCACACGGTGGTGGGCTACAGCCCCCTGAAACTCAAAGCCGATGTGGTCACCATCAGCCACGACGCTCCGGGCCACAACCACCTCAAAGCCGTGCACGGGGTGCGCTATGTGGTGCGCGGCCCCGGCGAGTACGAAATCGGCGGCGTATTCATCACCGGCGTGCGCACCAACGGTAGGCGCCGCAAAGAGGGCGAGCCGCTCAACACCCTCTATGTGATTGACTTCGACGGCGTCACCGTGGCCCATCTGGGGGATCTGCGCCGCGTGCCCACCCAGGCCGAAGTGGAGGCCCTGGGCCCTGTGCATGTGCTCCTGCTTCCGGTGGGCGGTGGGGGCAGCCTCACGCCGGCCAAAGCCGCCGAGGTGGTCAACCTCCTGGAGCCGGGGATCGTGATACCCATGCACTACAAAACCCCCAATTCCCCGTTGGACCTGGCTCCCCTTTCCCGGTTCCTCAAGGAAATGGGGGTGGCTGATAAAGAGCCGCTCCCCTCGCTCAAGGTCAGGCCCTCTTCGATTCCCGACGAGACCCAGGTTGTGGTCCTCGCTTATCGACGATAACCCAAGGAGGTCTCGTGACGGTCAAACTCATCATGACTTGGGACATCCTGCCCGGCCGCGAACAGGAATACTTCGAATTCGTGGTGCAGGAATTCATCCCCGCCATGCAACGCATGGGGTTACAGCCCAGCGAAGCCTGGTTCACCGTATATGGCGAAGGGCCGCAGATCACCACCGTGGCCCTGGCTCCCTCCCTGAACATGGTGCGCAGCGTCGTCCACTCCTCTGCCTGGAAGGACCTCGAGAACCGCTTGCTGGAGTTCGTGACGAACTACCGCTACAAAATTGTGCGCGCCCGCTCGGGATTTCAGTTTTGAGATCGACCCCCCTGCTACACAACCCAGGCCTATGCCCTCCCCAATAGCCCAACAGTTGTTGGAATGGTACGCCCGGCGCCGGCGCAGCCTCCCCTGGCGTGACCATCCTGATCCCTACGCGGTGCTGGTGGCCGAGGTGATGGCCCAGCAAACGCGTTTGGAAACGGTGCTGCCTTACTTTCAACGGTGGATGGCCCGCTTCCCGACGGTGGAGGCCCTGGCCCGCGCCGAGGACCAAGAGGTCCTCGCCTTGTGGGAAGGGTTGGGCTATTACCGTCGCGCCCGCCATCTGCATCGTGCTGCCCGGGAAATCGTCGCCCGCCACGACGGGCATGTGCCTGCCGACCCTCGCGACCTGATGGCCCTGCCCGGCATCGGGCCATACACCGCCGCCGCCGTGGCCTCCATCGCCTTTGGCCGCGATGTCCCCGTGGTGGACGGCAATGTGCTGCGCGTGTTCGCCCGCCTGTTTGCCGTAGAAGCCCCCGTGGACACCGCTGCCGGACGGCGGACGATAGAACGCCTGGCGGCCGAACATTTGCCCCCCGGTCAGGCGTCGGCTTACAACCAGGCTCTGATGGACCTGGGCGCCCAGATTTGCACGCCGCGCCAGCCCCAATGCGCCCGGTGCCCCCTGCGCGACCTTTGCCGCGCCTACGCCCAGGGCGAGCCCACGGCCTACCCCCGCCGCAAGCCCAAGCGCCCCACGCCCCACTACACTGTGACCGCGGCTGTCATCCGCCGCGACGGGCAGGTGCTCCTGGCCCAGCGCCCGGCCGAGGGTTTGCTGGGCAACCTGTGGGAGTTTCCCGGCGGCAAGGTAGAGCCCGGCGAATCCTTGGAAGAGGCCCTGGTACGGGAAATCCACGAAGAACTGGCCGCCACCGTGCAGGTCGAGGCGCCTTTTGGCGTCTATCGTCACGCGTACAGCCACTTCAAAGTAACACTGCACGCTTTTCTGTGCCGTCTGGTGGCGGGCGAACCGCGCCCCGTGGAGGCCCAGACCGTGCGCTGGGTGCCTTTGGCCGCGCTGGACGAGTTTC
This portion of the Anaerolineae bacterium genome encodes:
- the rsmG gene encoding 16S rRNA (guanine(527)-N(7))-methyltransferase RsmG; translated protein: MNLRRLVQTHFGLHLTLQQCAALETYKQELLGWNQRVNLTAIREPEAVDAKHFLDSLSCLRVLGRRPEQRIVDVGTGAGFPGLVLKIACPSWEVTLVEAVGKKVAFCRHIVETLGLEGVEVLHTRAEELGHDPAHREAYDWAVARAVARLPILAEYLLPLVRVGGAMLAQKGETGPAEAQEAEYAIRVLGGELDRVVPVEVPGVAEDRYLIVVRKVAPTPARLPRRAGVPAKRPLLPPKKGA
- a CDS encoding tyrosine--tRNA ligase codes for the protein MSIDQQVVYLMQGTNYGDETLKEQMAKELRERLIEAEKEGRPLRVYCGFDPRTSDLHLGHTVPMRKLRQFQELGHEVIFLIGNYTSLIGDPSDKDKLRPQLTPEEVEANARTYAEQAFKILDPEKTIIEYNAKWLSKLTFADLIKLGSLFTVQQFLTRENFRKRWEKGDPIYLHETFYAIMQGYDAYMLRADVQVGGTDQLFNIVTAARKLMTALGAKPNIAIILDILPGTDGEIKMSKSLGNHIPLLSTPEDMYGKLMSIPDKAMGAYMRLLTRWTPPEIEDLERGMAEGRLNPRDVKMKLAREIVAIYHGEEAAQRAEEHFVRVFQKHALPKEIPEYRLQAEQTLLEVMVDAGLVKSRSEGRRLAKQRGVRLDGEVVAEIEQPARPGVLRVGKRKFLRLVAG
- a CDS encoding MBL fold metallo-hydrolase, with product MEITWYGHSCFRLTQRGLASVVTDPYNHTVVGYSPLKLKADVVTISHDAPGHNHLKAVHGVRYVVRGPGEYEIGGVFITGVRTNGRRRKEGEPLNTLYVIDFDGVTVAHLGDLRRVPTQAEVEALGPVHVLLLPVGGGGSLTPAKAAEVVNLLEPGIVIPMHYKTPNSPLDLAPLSRFLKEMGVADKEPLPSLKVRPSSIPDETQVVVLAYRR
- a CDS encoding RNA 3'-terminal phosphate cyclase; protein product: MLYIDGSHGEGGGQILRTALALSLLLQRPIRVTNIRAGRSKPGLRPQHLAAVQAAARIGQAQVEGASPGSQEITFHPQGVRGGNYHFAIPTAGAATLLLQTVLLPLALAGETSTLRLQGGTHVPWSPTYEYLAWHFAPFVERLGLRLRVQLVKAGFYPKGGGEMIVHIRPAEEPLRPLRLTERGALLRVRGLSAVANLPDHILRRQKHQALRRLQGLPCPLKVRSERLPSPGQGTVVVLRAEAEQGAGCFTALGAKGKPAERVADEAAHALLAYLESHAAVDAHLADQILLPLAFAAEPSVFTTEAITNHLRTLAWLLETFGVARVLLDEGPPPRVEVHPLSA
- the mutY gene encoding A/G-specific adenine glycosylase produces the protein MPSPIAQQLLEWYARRRRSLPWRDHPDPYAVLVAEVMAQQTRLETVLPYFQRWMARFPTVEALARAEDQEVLALWEGLGYYRRARHLHRAAREIVARHDGHVPADPRDLMALPGIGPYTAAAVASIAFGRDVPVVDGNVLRVFARLFAVEAPVDTAAGRRTIERLAAEHLPPGQASAYNQALMDLGAQICTPRQPQCARCPLRDLCRAYAQGEPTAYPRRKPKRPTPHYTVTAAVIRRDGQVLLAQRPAEGLLGNLWEFPGGKVEPGESLEEALVREIHEELAATVQVEAPFGVYRHAYSHFKVTLHAFLCRLVAGEPRPVEAQTVRWVPLAALDEFPMGKIDRRIARRLQKEAARS
- a CDS encoding GNAT family N-acetyltransferase; translated protein: MRFHSRPFRPEGQERVRALVLEGLAEHWGVLDPTANPDLENVAAAYRQGCFLVVWQDGEIVGTGALLPRGGHIVEIVRGSVRREWRRRGIGKALLHALCREAQRRGVRQLVLETTATWHDAIAFDRALGFKETRHADGNMYFALPVNACTRWD